Proteins found in one Deltaproteobacteria bacterium genomic segment:
- a CDS encoding type I restriction endonuclease subunit R — MTTDTSEKGLETLIMRHMAGTDGLAVVPNRVAEKPPPYGGTGYTAGSAQDYDRAHALDVPQLFSFLRATQPEAFKKLTMGDANDAKDINRLKFLARLSTEIGKRGVIDVIRKGIGHGPLHFDLFYGTPSPGNAKAEALHAQNRFSITRQLAYSMDDTRRALDLCLFINGLPIATFELKNSLTKQNVEDAVHQYKRNRDPRERLFEFGRCVVHFAVDDSEVQMCTELRGKGSWFLPFNKGYNDGAGNPPNPNGLKTDYLWKEVLTPTGLTNILENYAQIVEEKDPRTGRKKRKQVWPRYHQLGVVRQALSDVQSHGAGKRYLIQHSAGSGKSNSIAWLSHQLIGLKRNEKEVFTSVIVVTDRRLLDQQIQTTIKQFMQVGATVGHAERSGDLRKFIEEGKKIIVSTVQKFPFILDEISTEGSKTFAIVIDEAHSSQGGKTSAAINEALTAKKKDDDEPDPEDTVNEALEKRMAARKMLTNASYFAFTATPKNKTLEMFGKALPPDAAGKVKHRSFHSYTMKQAIEEGFILDVLRNYTPVDSYYKLVKKTEDDPEFDTKKAKKKLRRYVESHDHAIRLKAEIMVDHFHEQVLASGKIGGQARAMVVTSGIARAIQYFHAFKTYLVERKSPYQAIVAFSGEHEYGGAKVSEVSLNGFSSNEIAAKIQTDPYRFLICADKFQTGYDEPLLHTMYVDKPLSGIKTVQTLSRLNRAHPQKHDCFVLDFQNNSEAIILAFQDYYRTTLLADETDPNKLHDLKTALDAAQVYSPEHVKQVVELFLGGAERDKLDPILDECVVAYVDRLDEDGQVDFKGKAKMFCRTYNFLSSLITYSNAEWEKLSILLNLLVPKLPAPIDDDLAKGILEAIDMDSYRVEKKAVQKIALKDKDSDIEPVPTDAGGRKSEPELDRLSNILKTFNEQFGTLFTDNDRVAKRIRDDIAPKVAADAAYKNAKENTPHTARMAHDQALSKVMQSLLTEDTQVYKQFVENESFKRFVSDMVYAITNQ, encoded by the coding sequence ATGACTACTGACACGAGCGAGAAGGGACTGGAGACGCTGATCATGCGGCACATGGCCGGCACGGACGGCCTCGCCGTCGTCCCGAACCGGGTCGCCGAAAAACCACCACCGTACGGCGGCACCGGCTACACGGCAGGGAGTGCGCAAGACTACGACCGCGCCCATGCGCTCGACGTGCCGCAGCTCTTCTCCTTCCTCCGTGCGACTCAACCGGAGGCGTTCAAGAAACTGACGATGGGCGATGCGAACGACGCCAAAGACATTAACCGTCTTAAGTTTCTCGCCCGACTTTCCACTGAGATTGGCAAGCGCGGCGTCATTGATGTTATACGAAAGGGAATAGGCCACGGGCCGCTGCATTTTGATCTCTTCTATGGAACGCCGTCACCGGGAAATGCCAAGGCCGAGGCTCTGCACGCGCAGAATCGTTTTTCCATCACGCGCCAGCTCGCCTACAGCATGGACGATACGCGCCGGGCCCTCGATTTATGTCTGTTCATCAATGGGCTTCCGATTGCCACCTTCGAGTTGAAAAATAGCCTCACTAAACAGAACGTAGAAGATGCAGTTCATCAATACAAACGCAACCGCGACCCGCGAGAGCGGCTGTTTGAGTTTGGCCGCTGCGTGGTGCATTTTGCCGTGGACGATAGCGAGGTGCAGATGTGTACGGAACTTCGCGGCAAAGGTTCTTGGTTTCTCCCGTTCAACAAAGGATATAATGACGGTGCCGGCAATCCGCCAAATCCAAATGGCCTCAAGACTGATTACCTTTGGAAAGAGGTTCTCACCCCGACAGGGCTTACCAACATCCTTGAGAACTATGCGCAGATAGTAGAGGAAAAAGACCCGCGCACCGGCAGGAAAAAACGCAAGCAGGTGTGGCCGCGCTACCACCAGCTCGGAGTGGTTAGGCAGGCGCTCTCTGACGTGCAATCGCACGGCGCAGGCAAGCGCTATCTGATCCAGCATTCGGCGGGGAGCGGTAAATCAAACTCCATTGCCTGGCTCTCGCACCAGCTTATCGGCCTGAAACGAAACGAGAAGGAAGTCTTCACCTCGGTAATAGTCGTCACCGACCGGCGTCTTCTCGACCAACAGATACAGACAACCATCAAACAGTTCATGCAGGTTGGCGCGACCGTAGGGCACGCCGAGCGCTCCGGTGACCTGCGTAAATTCATTGAAGAAGGGAAAAAGATCATCGTCTCGACGGTGCAGAAGTTCCCCTTCATCCTCGACGAGATCTCCACGGAGGGGAGTAAGACCTTCGCCATTGTCATCGACGAGGCGCACTCGAGCCAAGGTGGAAAGACATCGGCGGCGATTAACGAGGCACTTACCGCAAAGAAGAAGGACGACGATGAGCCTGACCCAGAGGATACTGTAAATGAAGCTTTAGAAAAAAGGATGGCGGCACGCAAGATGCTCACGAATGCCAGTTATTTTGCTTTCACCGCCACACCCAAGAATAAGACGCTGGAGATGTTCGGTAAAGCACTGCCGCCCGACGCAGCGGGTAAGGTCAAGCACCGGTCGTTCCACAGCTACACCATGAAGCAGGCGATCGAAGAAGGCTTCATCCTTGACGTGCTCAGGAACTACACACCGGTTGACAGCTACTATAAGCTGGTCAAGAAAACTGAAGATGACCCGGAGTTCGACACCAAAAAGGCTAAGAAGAAGCTGCGCCGGTATGTGGAGAGCCACGACCATGCCATCCGGCTCAAGGCCGAGATTATGGTAGACCATTTCCACGAGCAGGTGCTTGCGTCAGGGAAGATCGGCGGACAGGCGCGCGCTATGGTGGTCACGAGCGGCATTGCACGGGCTATCCAATACTTCCACGCCTTCAAGACGTATCTCGTTGAGCGCAAGAGCCCTTACCAGGCGATTGTGGCGTTCTCGGGCGAGCACGAATATGGTGGTGCAAAGGTCAGCGAAGTTTCTCTCAACGGTTTTTCAAGCAATGAGATCGCCGCCAAGATACAGACCGACCCTTACCGTTTTCTGATCTGCGCCGACAAGTTCCAGACCGGCTATGACGAGCCCCTCTTGCACACGATGTATGTGGATAAGCCGCTATCCGGGATCAAGACGGTGCAGACCCTTTCGCGGCTCAATCGCGCGCACCCGCAGAAACACGACTGTTTTGTGCTCGACTTTCAGAATAACAGCGAGGCGATCATCTTAGCCTTCCAGGATTACTACCGCACTACTCTACTTGCCGATGAGACTGATCCCAATAAACTGCATGACCTGAAGACAGCTCTGGATGCGGCGCAGGTGTATTCGCCGGAGCATGTCAAGCAGGTAGTGGAGTTGTTCCTTGGTGGGGCGGAGCGCGATAAACTCGATCCGATCCTTGACGAATGTGTGGTGGCCTATGTTGACCGGCTCGACGAGGACGGACAGGTAGATTTCAAGGGAAAGGCCAAAATGTTCTGCCGAACTTACAATTTCCTTTCCTCGTTGATTACCTATAGCAACGCGGAATGGGAAAAGCTCTCGATATTGCTCAATCTGCTCGTCCCCAAGTTGCCGGCGCCGATAGATGATGACCTTGCCAAGGGCATACTCGAAGCGATTGACATGGACAGCTACCGCGTCGAGAAAAAGGCAGTGCAGAAGATCGCACTGAAGGACAAGGATTCGGACATCGAGCCCGTACCAACGGACGCAGGCGGCCGCAAGAGCGAGCCGGAACTCGACCGGCTCAGCAATATCCTGAAGACGTTCAATGAGCAATTTGGTACCCTTTTCACCGATAACGACCGCGTTGCGAAGCGAATCCGCGATGACATAGCGCCGAAAGTTGCCGCTGATGCGGCTTACAAGAATGCGAAAGAAAATACTCCGCACACCGCGCGCATGGCCCATGATCAGGCACTCAGCAAGGTGATGCAGTCCCTCTTGACCGAAGACACCCAGGTCTATAAGCAGTTCGTGGAGAACGAATCTTTCAAAAGGTTTGTCAGCGATATGGTGTATGCGATCACGAATCAGTGA
- a CDS encoding ribbon-helix-helix protein, CopG family → MLDTITIRLPGKLQKLLDIVAKSEKTSSNEIIREAIVRYLAVRRFKQLRKQVLHFTEAVLPEHIDGSICRNKK, encoded by the coding sequence ATGCTGGATACAATTACCATAAGATTACCCGGGAAATTACAGAAGTTGCTGGACATTGTAGCAAAGAGCGAAAAGACCTCAAGCAACGAGATTATCAGAGAGGCTATTGTCCGCTATCTTGCCGTAAGACGCTTTAAGCAATTGAGGAAACAGGTCTTACACTTTACAGAGGCGGTTCTACCCGAACACATTGATGGATCTATTTGCAGAAATAAAAAATGA
- a CDS encoding menaquinone biosynthesis decarboxylase, translated as MIFNDLREFLNHLESKNLLKRVRVPVDANLEIAGIMGRLVKKGGPAVIFENVKGYTMPVVANLFGTEERVAIGLDITEDEFIEIGKWIAYLQRPKPPEGLWETIKSIPSFGKMLMLNPKTVRSGPCQEVVLQGDDVDLSKFPIIKCWPGDAGPLITWPLVITQGHDGGQVNVGVYRMQYLDKKRVIMRWLKHRGGAHHQRLWQEKGLPMPVAVAIGCEPATIIAAVTPVPEDVSEFLFAGILRKKAIELVECKTNSLKVPATAEIVFEGEIRHEDTAMEGPFGDHTGYYNSAEPFPVFHIKCITHRKNPLYLTTITGRPPKEDAIIGMALNKMFLPSLQLQFPEVVDFSLPMEAVSYRIAVVSIKKQYPGHAKRIMMGIWGVLKQFMYVKYIIVVDDDINVHDWNDVVWAISTRVDPKRDVMIIEDTPIDYLDFSSTVAELGSKMGIDATMKKPPEVSREWGKKIEMDKVIEELINKRWKEYGLD; from the coding sequence ATGATATTTAACGACCTTCGGGAATTTTTAAACCATCTGGAATCAAAGAACCTTTTAAAGAGGGTAAGGGTTCCGGTTGACGCAAATCTTGAGATTGCAGGGATAATGGGCAGGCTTGTAAAAAAGGGCGGGCCTGCCGTGATATTTGAGAACGTTAAGGGCTATACCATGCCTGTGGTTGCAAACCTTTTTGGAACAGAGGAGAGGGTTGCGATAGGGCTTGACATTACAGAGGATGAGTTTATTGAGATTGGGAAATGGATTGCGTATCTGCAAAGACCTAAACCGCCTGAGGGATTGTGGGAGACAATAAAGAGCATCCCGTCTTTTGGAAAGATGCTTATGCTAAATCCCAAGACCGTCAGAAGCGGGCCGTGTCAGGAAGTGGTTCTGCAGGGAGATGATGTTGATCTCTCAAAGTTTCCTATTATAAAGTGCTGGCCTGGGGATGCAGGCCCTCTAATAACATGGCCGCTTGTTATTACGCAGGGGCATGACGGCGGGCAGGTGAATGTGGGCGTTTACAGGATGCAGTATCTTGACAAAAAGAGGGTGATCATGCGGTGGTTGAAACACAGGGGCGGCGCTCATCATCAGAGGCTGTGGCAGGAAAAAGGTCTGCCCATGCCTGTAGCAGTTGCCATAGGGTGTGAGCCTGCTACCATCATAGCCGCTGTAACGCCTGTGCCTGAGGATGTGAGTGAATTTCTCTTTGCAGGTATTTTGCGAAAAAAGGCGATTGAACTTGTGGAATGTAAAACCAATTCACTGAAAGTTCCTGCAACAGCAGAGATTGTGTTTGAAGGCGAAATCCGCCATGAAGATACAGCAATGGAAGGCCCGTTCGGAGACCACACAGGTTATTATAACAGCGCTGAGCCGTTTCCGGTCTTTCATATCAAATGTATAACTCACAGAAAAAATCCGTTGTATCTTACGACCATTACCGGCAGGCCGCCAAAAGAGGATGCCATTATTGGCATGGCGCTCAACAAGATGTTTTTGCCGAGTCTTCAACTTCAGTTTCCCGAGGTTGTAGATTTCAGCCTTCCCATGGAGGCGGTTTCTTACCGCATCGCTGTTGTCTCAATCAAAAAACAATATCCTGGTCATGCAAAACGGATAATGATGGGCATCTGGGGAGTGCTTAAGCAGTTCATGTATGTAAAGTATATCATTGTGGTTGATGATGATATAAATGTCCATGATTGGAACGATGTGGTCTGGGCCATATCAACGCGGGTTGATCCGAAAAGGGATGTAATGATTATTGAGGACACGCCCATAGATTATCTGGATTTTTCATCAACAGTTGCAGAACTGGGAAGCAAGATGGGGATAGACGCAACCATGAAAAAACCGCCGGAAGTCAGCAGAGAATGGGGCAAAAAGATTGAGATGGATAAGGTAATCGAAGAGCTGATAAATAAAAGATGGAAGGAGTATGGATTAGATTAA
- a CDS encoding response regulator: MTEDEKKDFTSAFKPAGKARILVADDDKFYLKIYSDLINALGYECLTVENGLEALEKARYFHPDIIVTDVLMPGMDGFELTKRLKQDPITVHIPVLIVTSLSDSQSKIIGLEHGANEFLSKPIDETEFRIRVSNMLKIKYYEDFLLDRSNSLEGELISKRSELKEAFEKIKNGYTETVYRLTLAAEYRDTDTGKHIKRISLYSQLIARYLKLDEQKVEVIFFASPMHDVGKIGIPDSILLKPGSLTKEEFEIMKTHTTIGAGILRGSDSEILKTAEEIALSHHELWNGNGYPRGLKNEEIPLPGRIVSIVDSYDAIRSKRPYKKSFDHNTACDKLTESKARYDPVIFNAFHDCSKEFKRLFDENQ; encoded by the coding sequence ATGACGGAAGACGAGAAAAAGGATTTCACATCGGCGTTTAAACCGGCCGGCAAAGCCAGAATACTTGTGGCTGACGATGATAAGTTTTATCTCAAGATTTACTCGGACCTTATCAATGCGCTTGGCTACGAATGTCTGACGGTAGAAAACGGCCTTGAGGCGTTGGAGAAGGCAAGATATTTTCATCCTGATATCATCGTTACTGATGTGCTGATGCCGGGCATGGACGGCTTCGAGTTGACCAAGAGGCTCAAACAGGACCCGATTACCGTGCATATACCTGTTTTAATAGTTACTTCGCTTTCAGACAGCCAATCTAAAATTATAGGGCTTGAACATGGCGCAAATGAGTTTTTGTCAAAGCCAATTGATGAAACAGAATTTCGCATCAGGGTAAGCAACATGCTTAAGATTAAATATTATGAAGACTTTCTGCTGGACAGATCTAATTCATTGGAAGGAGAGCTTATTAGCAAAAGGTCCGAACTCAAAGAGGCATTTGAAAAGATTAAAAACGGCTATACCGAAACTGTTTACAGACTTACCCTCGCTGCCGAATACAGGGATACGGATACAGGTAAACACATCAAAAGGATAAGCCTCTATTCTCAGCTAATTGCAAGATACCTTAAACTCGACGAACAAAAGGTTGAAGTAATATTTTTTGCAAGCCCCATGCATGATGTAGGCAAAATTGGCATACCTGACTCCATACTTCTTAAACCCGGCAGCCTTACAAAAGAAGAATTTGAAATAATGAAAACTCATACCACGATAGGGGCAGGCATCCTGCGAGGCTCTGATTCTGAGATACTTAAAACAGCCGAGGAAATAGCGCTTTCCCATCATGAATTATGGAATGGAAACGGTTATCCAAGAGGACTTAAAAATGAAGAGATTCCGCTGCCAGGACGGATTGTAAGTATAGTTGACAGCTATGACGCCATAAGAAGCAAAAGGCCGTATAAAAAATCTTTTGACCACAATACTGCCTGCGATAAACTAACTGAATCAAAGGCGCGCTACGACCCTGTTATATTCAATGCCTTTCATGATTGCAGCAAAGAATTCAAAAGATTGTTTGATGAAAATCAGTAA
- the ubiG gene encoding bifunctional 2-polyprenyl-6-hydroxyphenol methylase/3-demethylubiquinol 3-O-methyltransferase UbiG, whose product MTTESQKFDSFGKEWWNPKGRLASLHKINPLRFQYFSGKMGSLKDKRILDVGCGGGILSEEFAKAGALVTGIDLSPVALDAAKIHAKESSLEIDYRLISPSELIANRQIPDLKVGGYMGESYDAVICAEVLEHVDDLAGFLKECCGLLKKGGYLFFSTINKTVSARFFAIFVAENFYMVPKGTHDYNRFIRPSALADILKRNGVSVEEIKGMTFDPLHFAFKISENTNINYLGYGVKK is encoded by the coding sequence ATGACAACCGAATCTCAAAAATTTGATTCCTTTGGCAAGGAGTGGTGGAACCCCAAAGGAAGGCTTGCATCTTTGCACAAGATAAACCCTTTGAGGTTTCAGTATTTCTCCGGTAAAATGGGAAGTCTTAAAGACAAAAGGATTCTTGATGTCGGCTGCGGCGGGGGAATTTTGTCAGAGGAGTTTGCAAAGGCAGGCGCGCTGGTAACAGGGATAGATTTATCTCCGGTTGCCCTTGATGCTGCAAAAATCCATGCAAAGGAATCAAGCCTTGAAATAGATTACAGACTGATTTCACCATCTGAACTTATTGCCAATAGGCAGATCCCCGACCTAAAGGTCGGGGGCTACATGGGGGAGAGTTACGACGCTGTTATCTGCGCAGAGGTTCTGGAGCATGTGGATGACCTTGCCGGGTTTTTAAAAGAATGCTGCGGGCTTCTTAAAAAGGGCGGCTATTTATTTTTCTCTACAATAAACAAAACAGTCTCTGCCAGATTTTTTGCAATATTTGTTGCGGAAAACTTTTACATGGTTCCAAAGGGAACCCATGACTACAATAGATTTATAAGGCCGTCTGCGCTTGCGGACATTCTAAAACGGAATGGTGTTTCTGTTGAAGAGATAAAAGGCATGACCTTTGACCCGCTTCATTTTGCGTTTAAGATTTCAGAAAATACCAATATAAATTATCTTGGGTATGGAGTGAAAAAGTAG
- a CDS encoding TIGR03960 family B12-binding radical SAM protein, translating to MAFSDRAKDFLALVSRPGRYIGGEINSVKKDLSSISLKFGLAFPDVYEVGMSHLGMQILYQILNSRADIACERVFSPWADMEKLLRDKGLPLVTLESNIPLDELDVLGFSIQYELSYTNILNILDLGNIPLYSKDRDETHPLIIGGGPVVFNPEPIADFFDIFVLGDGEEVVLEIADVVINCKAHKWKRGDLLKKLAQIEGVYVPSFFDFKYNTDGTIKEIIPLLKDYECVNKRIVADINTLPLPIRPVVPFPQIVHDHLTVEINRGCTRGCRFCQAGMIYRPNRERSPENIIKIIEEELKNTGYGEVSFLSLSSGDYSCIQDVLINFMDRFADKKIAVSLPSMRVGTLKQGLIEEIKRVRKTGFTMAPEAGSERLRHVINKVVSEDALIETAGNAFDMGWRSIKLYYMIGLPTETINDIMGIVELSGRVQEAGKRHGKRPAVNVSVSQFIPKPHTPFQWEPQIKTDECLERQTFLRKELKKRRLDFKWHDARMSFMEGVFSRGDRRLSGVIMAAFEAGCRFDGWGEQFRFDIWERVFKDSGIDPEFYTHRRRDRDEVFPWEHLNTRVDKEFLYKEYERSLLLEDTADCKTDKCSICGICDHKVIRNVSFYERQAIGYSREATGKTHSPLPIAHSPSPIFKVGLTFSKTGQMKYLGHLELVTLFFRAIRRADIPIVYSAGFHPLPKIVFSQPLPVGIESIAEEAVLELTEHMKPDEIHKRLNTALPDGIKILETRDIPLKLHSVSAIITETTYLISAAADLSASLTLFTGNPTEGRVAQLQGLINRVLEKDEIIVHQQREEKKRSINIRPLIKKLFLADDNVTIQLTLDRGERGSVRPYEVIAYLFGISLNDSRLFQILKIKGEGKTITQITKEDYTDKEKVSFSKSV from the coding sequence ATGGCCTTTTCGGATAGGGCAAAAGATTTTCTTGCGCTTGTTTCAAGGCCTGGCAGGTATATAGGCGGCGAGATAAACTCGGTTAAAAAAGACCTTTCAAGCATAAGCCTTAAGTTCGGCCTTGCATTTCCTGATGTCTATGAGGTTGGCATGAGCCATCTCGGAATGCAGATTCTATATCAGATATTGAACAGCAGGGCTGATATAGCGTGTGAGAGGGTCTTTTCGCCGTGGGCTGATATGGAAAAGCTCCTGAGAGATAAGGGGCTTCCGCTTGTAACACTTGAATCTAATATTCCACTGGACGAACTGGATGTGCTTGGTTTTTCAATCCAATATGAGCTTTCCTATACAAATATCCTGAACATTCTTGATCTCGGAAATATCCCTCTCTATTCAAAAGACAGAGACGAAACACATCCGCTTATAATCGGCGGCGGTCCTGTTGTATTCAACCCGGAACCTATTGCAGACTTCTTTGATATATTTGTCCTTGGCGACGGGGAAGAGGTTGTATTAGAGATTGCAGATGTTGTGATAAACTGTAAGGCCCATAAATGGAAACGCGGGGATTTGCTTAAGAAGCTGGCTCAGATTGAAGGTGTGTATGTGCCGTCATTTTTTGATTTTAAATACAATACAGATGGAACCATTAAAGAAATAATCCCCCTGCTGAAAGATTATGAATGTGTAAATAAAAGGATAGTTGCGGACATAAATACTTTACCGCTGCCAATAAGGCCTGTTGTGCCTTTTCCGCAGATTGTCCATGATCATCTTACCGTGGAGATAAACAGGGGATGCACAAGGGGGTGCAGATTCTGTCAGGCGGGTATGATTTACAGGCCTAACAGGGAAAGGTCGCCTGAAAACATAATAAAGATAATTGAGGAGGAATTGAAAAATACAGGTTATGGTGAGGTGTCTTTTTTATCATTAAGCTCAGGGGACTACTCCTGTATACAGGATGTGCTGATAAATTTTATGGACAGGTTCGCAGATAAAAAGATAGCTGTGTCTCTTCCGTCCATGCGGGTAGGAACACTTAAACAAGGGCTTATTGAAGAAATAAAGAGGGTTCGGAAAACCGGTTTTACAATGGCGCCTGAGGCAGGAAGCGAAAGACTGAGACATGTGATAAACAAGGTGGTCTCAGAAGATGCCCTGATAGAAACTGCGGGAAATGCCTTTGATATGGGATGGAGGTCAATAAAGCTCTATTACATGATAGGACTTCCAACAGAAACCATTAACGATATCATGGGAATTGTTGAGCTGTCCGGCAGGGTTCAGGAAGCCGGTAAAAGGCATGGCAAAAGGCCAGCGGTAAATGTCAGCGTTTCTCAATTCATACCAAAACCGCATACGCCGTTTCAGTGGGAACCGCAGATAAAAACAGATGAATGTCTGGAGAGGCAGACATTCTTAAGAAAGGAACTCAAGAAGCGCAGGCTTGATTTTAAATGGCATGACGCAAGGATGAGTTTTATGGAGGGTGTGTTTTCAAGAGGCGATAGAAGGCTTTCAGGTGTCATCATGGCCGCGTTTGAGGCCGGCTGCCGTTTTGACGGCTGGGGGGAGCAGTTCAGATTTGATATCTGGGAAAGGGTGTTTAAAGACTCAGGGATTGACCCGGAATTTTATACACACAGAAGGCGGGACAGGGATGAGGTGTTTCCCTGGGAACATCTCAACACAAGGGTTGATAAAGAGTTTTTGTATAAAGAATACGAAAGGTCTCTCTTGCTTGAAGATACGGCTGACTGTAAGACAGACAAATGCAGTATCTGCGGCATATGCGACCACAAGGTTATAAGGAATGTAAGCTTCTATGAAAGACAGGCTATAGGCTATAGTCGAGAGGCAACAGGTAAAACCCATAGTCCATTGCCCATTGCCCATAGCCCATCGCCTATATTCAAGGTTGGGCTCACCTTCTCCAAAACAGGGCAGATGAAGTATCTTGGGCATCTGGAGCTTGTAACCCTGTTTTTTAGGGCAATAAGAAGGGCGGACATCCCTATTGTTTATTCTGCCGGTTTTCATCCGCTTCCAAAAATAGTTTTTAGCCAGCCCCTTCCTGTGGGTATAGAAAGTATTGCGGAAGAGGCAGTTCTGGAATTAACAGAACATATGAAGCCGGATGAAATTCATAAAAGGCTCAATACGGCGCTGCCTGACGGAATTAAGATTTTAGAAACAAGGGATATACCATTGAAACTTCATTCGGTCTCTGCTATTATCACTGAGACAACCTATCTGATTTCCGCGGCTGCTGATTTATCGGCGTCTTTAACCTTGTTTACCGGAAACCCGACAGAAGGCCGGGTCGCGCAGTTGCAAGGGCTTATAAACAGAGTTTTGGAAAAGGATGAGATTATCGTCCATCAACAAAGGGAAGAAAAGAAAAGGAGTATAAACATAAGACCGCTTATAAAAAAACTTTTCCTCGCAGATGATAATGTCACAATCCAATTGACGCTTGATAGGGGGGAAAGAGGAAGCGTAAGACCTTATGAGGTAATAGCATATCTTTTTGGCATCTCTCTTAATGACAGCCGTCTTTTCCAAATATTAAAAATAAAAGGAGAGGGTAAAACGATTACACAGATTACGAAAGAAGATTACACAGATAAAGAAAAAGTTAGTTTTTCAAAATCTGTGTAA
- a CDS encoding Rne/Rng family ribonuclease, with protein sequence MKHSGNEIIINYSPHETRLAVLQGGRLVEFYLERPKDRGLSGNIYKGKVARVLPGMQAAFIDIGLERTAFLHATDVYETFDEFEDISKDGEDEVREKQSRYAPIQDIIKEGQEIMVQVTKEPMGSKGARITSHISLPGRQIVFMPSDDHIGISRRIENEKERRRLRDIVAKLRPSGSGFIIRTACEGMKENDIRADMDFLIKLWADILKKREKAPAPALLYQELDLTLRTIRDIFTSDVDRLVIDSIEEYERAVRFAEDFMPELKHRIELYEKEEPIFDTYGVEIELADAASKKVWLKSGGYIIIDQMEALTAIDVNTGKYVGKKNSEETVLKTNMEAVKEIVYQLKLRNIGGIIVLDLIDMTKSANREKVYNALKEALKGDKARTNILKISEMGLIEMTRKRSRESINQLLCEPCPYCEGNGIVKSKDAVIMEIYRELIKELPKRRRKINLYVHPVIAELLYGESEHIIEGLEKRFKKRVAIKTLSSLHQEQYEVV encoded by the coding sequence ATGAAACATTCAGGAAATGAAATTATTATAAATTACAGCCCGCATGAAACAAGGCTTGCAGTTCTGCAGGGCGGCAGGCTTGTGGAATTTTATCTGGAGAGACCAAAGGACAGGGGCCTCAGCGGAAACATTTACAAAGGAAAGGTTGCAAGGGTGCTACCCGGGATGCAGGCTGCGTTTATTGATATCGGTTTGGAAAGAACGGCATTTCTTCATGCGACAGATGTTTATGAGACATTTGATGAATTTGAAGACATCTCAAAAGATGGGGAAGACGAGGTAAGAGAGAAACAATCCAGATATGCCCCTATTCAGGACATCATAAAAGAAGGTCAGGAGATTATGGTTCAGGTAACAAAGGAACCTATGGGCAGCAAAGGCGCAAGGATTACATCCCACATCTCTCTTCCCGGAAGACAGATTGTTTTTATGCCGTCAGATGACCATATCGGTATTTCCAGGAGGATAGAAAACGAAAAAGAAAGAAGAAGGTTGCGGGATATTGTGGCAAAACTCAGGCCGTCGGGTTCAGGTTTTATAATACGCACTGCATGCGAAGGGATGAAGGAAAATGATATAAGGGCTGATATGGATTTTCTTATAAAATTATGGGCCGATATACTTAAAAAAAGAGAAAAAGCGCCGGCTCCGGCTCTGTTATATCAGGAATTGGATCTAACATTAAGGACGATAAGAGACATCTTTACCAGTGATGTGGACAGATTAGTTATAGATTCCATAGAGGAATATGAAAGGGCAGTAAGATTTGCAGAAGACTTTATGCCTGAGCTAAAGCATCGCATTGAATTATATGAAAAAGAGGAACCGATATTTGACACATACGGGGTTGAAATAGAGCTTGCAGACGCCGCTTCCAAAAAAGTCTGGCTAAAATCAGGCGGCTACATCATCATAGACCAGATGGAGGCGCTGACTGCCATAGATGTTAATACAGGCAAATATGTCGGTAAAAAAAACTCGGAGGAGACAGTCCTCAAGACAAATATGGAGGCTGTAAAAGAGATTGTCTATCAGTTAAAGCTCAGGAACATAGGCGGCATAATTGTCCTTGACCTGATAGACATGACAAAGTCAGCCAACAGGGAAAAGGTTTACAATGCTTTAAAAGAGGCGCTTAAAGGAGATAAGGCAAGGACAAATATCCTGAAGATATCTGAAATGGGCCTTATAGAGATGACAAGAAAAAGGAGCAGGGAAAGCATAAATCAACTCCTCTGCGAGCCGTGTCCCTACTGCGAAGGAAACGGAATTGTAAAATCAAAGGATGCTGTGATAATGGAGATTTACAGGGAACTTATAAAGGAACTGCCAAAGAGACGGCGAAAAATCAACCTTTATGTCCATCCTGTGATTGCAGAGCTTCTGTATGGAGAAAGCGAGCATATAATAGAGGGCCTGGAAAAAAGATTTAAAAAAAGGGTTGCCATCAAGACATTAAGCAGTCTTCACCAGGAGCAGTATGAGGTGGTGTAA